From Saccopteryx leptura isolate mSacLep1 chromosome 3, mSacLep1_pri_phased_curated, whole genome shotgun sequence, one genomic window encodes:
- the MRPL53 gene encoding large ribosomal subunit protein mL53, which yields MAAALARLGLRAVKQVQVQFCPFEKNVESTRAFLQAVSSERVRSTNLNCSVVADVRHDGSEPRVDVLFGDGHRLIMRGAHLTAQEMLSAFASHLQARSADKPGAGAGR from the exons ATGGCGGCGGCCTTGGCTCGCCTAGGGCTCCGAGCAGTCAAGCAGGTTCAGGTTCAATTCTGCCCCTTCGAGAAGAACGTCGAGTCGACGAG GGCCTTCCTCCAAGCGGTGAGCAGCGAGAGGGTCCGCTCCACCAACTTAAATTGCTCAGTGGTTGCGGACGTGAGGCATGACGGCTCCGAGCCCCGCGTGGACGTGCTTTTCG GAGACGGGCATCGCCTGATTATGCGCGGCGCCCACCTTACCGCCCAAGAAATGCTCTCTGCCTTCGCCTCCCACCTCCAGGCGAGGAGCGCGGACAAGCCTGGCGCTGGTGCAGGCCGCTAA
- the MOGS gene encoding mannosyl-oligosaccharide glucosidase, with translation MARGERRRRGAPIDGSRTAEGAARGGPARRENRVGGARGTVRRAVLAIVVLLLALTLPGSWFLEWHRARRAVTLHSAIPALPPDSSSPAVAPDLFWGTYRPHVYFGMKTRSPQPLLTGLMWAEQGATPGILKLRHTCEQGDGVGPYGWEFHDGLSFGRQHIQDGALRLTTEFVKRPGGQHGGDWSWRVTVEPQASGTSALPLVSLFFYVVTDGSEVLVPEVGAKGQLKFISGHSNELGDFRFTLLAPTSPGDTAPKYGSYNVFWSSNPGLPLLTEVVKSRLNSWFQHRPPGASPDRYLGLPGSLKWEDRGPSGQGQGQGQFLIQQVTLKVPFSMELVFESGSAQAGGNQALGQLAGSLLTQALESHAEAFRERFEKTFQLQEKGLGPEEQALGQAALSGLLGGIGYFYGQGLVLPDMTVEGSEQVAPALFPPVPLFTAVPSRSFFPRGFLWDEGFHQLVVQRWDSRLTREALGHWLGLLNADGWIGREQVLGDEARARVPPEFLVQRVAHANPPTLLLPVAHMLEGGDPADLAFLRRAFPRLHAWFSWLHQSQAGPVPLSYRWRGRDPALPTLLNPKTLPSGLDDYPRASHPSAAERHLDLRCWVAQGARVLAQLAEQLGEAEAAVELGPLAASLGSEEILDELHWAPELGTFADFGNHTKAVQLKPWPPQGMVRVVGQAPRLQYVDALGYVSLFPLLLQLLDPHSSRLGPLLDVLADSRHLWSPFGLRSLAASSPFYGQRNSEHDPPYWRGAVWLNVNYLALGALHHYGHLDGPHQARAAKLHSELRANVVGNVLRQYQATGFLWEQYSDRDGRGMGCRPFQGWTSLVLLAMAEDY, from the exons ATGGCTCGGGGCGAGCGGCGGCGCCGCGGAGCGCCGATAGATGGATCGCGGACGGCAGAGGGAGCGGCTCGGGGTGGCCCCGCGCGACGGGAAAACCGGGTCGGCGGGGCCCGTGGCACGGTCAGAAGAGCAGTTCTGGCCATCGTGGTCCTGCTTCTGGCCTTGACCCTGCCGGGAAGCTGGTTTCTGGAGTGGCACCGTGCACGGAGGGCAGTTACGCTGCACTCCGCGATCCCGGCGCTGCCTCCCGACTCTTCTAGTCCCGCCGTGGCCCCGGACCTTTTCTGGGGTACCTACCGCCCACACGTCTACTTTGGCATGAAGACCCGCAGCCCGCAGCCCCTCCTCACCG GACTGATGTGGGCAGAGCAAGGCGCCACCCCAGGGATCCTTAAGCTCAGGCACACTTGTGAGCAGGGGGACGGCGTGGGTCCCTATGGCTGGGAGTTCCACGACGGTCTCTCCTTCGGGCGGCAGCACATCCAGGATGGGGCCTTAAGGCTCACCACTGAATTCGTCAAAAGACCTGGGGGTCAGCACGGAGGGGACTGGAGCTGGAGAGTGACTGTAGAGCCTCAG GCCTCAGGTACCTCTGCCCTCCCTTTGGTGTCCCTGTTCTTCTATGTGGTGACAGATGGCAGTGAAGTCCTGGTGCCAGAGGTTGGGGCTAAGGGGCAGTTGAAGTTCATCAGTGGGCACTCCAATGAACTTGGTGACTTCCGTTTTACACTTCTGGCACCAACCAGTCCAGGGGATACGGCTCCCAAGTATGGCag CTACAATGTCTTCTGGTcctccaacccaggacttcccttGCTGACAGAAGTGGTGAAGAGTCGCCTAAACAGCTGGTTTCAGCATCGGCCTCCAGGGGCTTCTCCTGATCGCTACCTTGGCTTGCCAGGATCTCTGAAGTGGGAGGACAGAGGCCCAAGTGGACAAGGGCAGGGACAAGGGCAATTCTTGATACAACAGGTGACACTGAAAGTCCCCTTTTCTATGGAACTGGTGTTTGAATCAGGTAGTGCCCAGGCAGGAGGAAACCAAGCCCTGGGGCAGCTAGCGGGCAGCCTACTGACTCAGGCCCTAGAGAGCCATGCTGAAGCTTTTAGAGAGCGCTTTGAGAAGACCTTCCAGTTGCAGGAGaagggcctgggccctgaggagcAAGCATTGGGTCAAGCTGCCCTCAGTGGTCTCCTTGGTGGGATTGGCTACTTCTACGGACAGGGTCTTGTGTTGCCAGACATGACAGTTGAGGGGTCTGAGCAGGTTGCCCCAGCCCTCTTTCCACCTGTCCCCCTTTTCACAGCAGTGCCCTCCCGGTCATTCTTCCCACGAGGTTTCCTTTGGGATGAGGGCTTTCACCAGCTAGTGGTCCAGCGCTGGGATTCCCGCCTCACCCGGGAGGCCCTAGGCCACTGGCTAGGGCTACTCAATGCTGATGGCTGGATTGGACGAGAGCAAGTGCTGGGGGATGAGGCTCGAGCCCGGGTACCCCCAGAATTCCTGGTGCAACGGGTAGCTCATGCCAACCCCCCAACCCTGCTTTTGCCTGTAGCCCACATGCTAGAGGGTGGTGATCCTGCCGACTTAGCTTTCCTCCGTAGAGCCTTCCCCCGCCTGCATGCCTGGTTCTCCTGGCTCCATcagagccaggcagggccagTGCCACTATCTTACCGCTGGCGGGGTCGAGACCCAGCTTTACCAACCCTATTGAACCCCAAGACACTTCCATCAGGGCTGGATGATTATCCCCGTGCTTCACACCCTTCCGCCGCCGAACGGCACCTGGACCTGCGCTGCTGGGTGGCACAGGGTGCCCGTGTGCTGGCACAGCTAGCAGAACAGCTGGGAGAGGCTGAGGCAGCTGTGGAGCTGGGCCCACTGGCTGCCTCACTGGGGTCAGAGGAGATCCTGGATGAGCTACACTGGGCCCCAGAGCTAGGAACCTTTGCAGACTTTGGAAACCACACAAAAGCGGTGCAGCTAAAGCCTTGGCCCCCTCAGGGGATGGTGCGGGTGGTGGGCCAGGCCCCTcgcttacaatatgtagatgccCTGGGCTATGTCAGTCTTTTTCCCTTGCTGCTACAACTGTTAGACCCCCATTCATCCCGCCTTGGGCCCTTGCTGGATGTTCTAGCTGACAGCCGCCATCTTTGGAGTCCCTTTGGTTTGCGCTCACTTGCCGCCTCCAGCCCCTTTTATGGCCAGCGCAATTCAGAGCATGATCCTCCCTACTGGCGGGGTGCTGTGTGGCTCAATGTCAATTATCTGGCCTTAGGGGCTCTCCATCACTATGGGCATCTTGATGGGCCCCACCAAGCCCGAGCTGCCAAGCTCCATAGTGAGCTCCGTGCCAATGTGGTGGGCAATGTACTGCGGCAATACCAGGCCACAGGTTTCTTGTGGGAACAGTACAGTGACCGGGATGGGCGAGGCATGGGTTGCCGTCCCTTCCAGGGTTGGACCAGCCTTGTCCTATTGGCCATGGCTGAAGACTACtaa
- the INO80B gene encoding INO80 complex subunit B produces the protein MSKLWRRGSTSGAMEAPEPGEALELSLTGSHGHGVHKKKHKKHKKKHKKKHHQEEEAGPTQLSPAKPQLKLKIKLGGQVLGTKSVPTFTVIPEGPRSPSPLMVVDNEEEPMEGVPLEQYRAWLDEDSNMSPSPLRDLSGDLGGQEEEEEQRWLDALEKGELDDNGDLKKEINERLLTARQRALLQKAQSQPSPMLPLPVAGGCPAPALTEEMLLKREERARKRRLQAARRAEEHKNQTIERLTKTAAPTGRGGRGAARGERRGGRAVAPAPMVRYSSGAQGSTLSFPPGVPTPTPVSQKSPPPGSPPRCSVPGCPHPRRYACSRTGQALCSLQCYRINLQMRLGGLEGPGSPLLAT, from the exons ATGAGTAAGCTGTGGCGGCGCGGCAGCACCTCTGGGGCTATGGAGGCTCCTGAGCCAG GAGAAGCGCTGGAATTGAGTCTGACGGGTTCCCACGGCCACGGAGTGCACAAGAAAAAGCACAAGAAGCACAagaagaaacacaagaaaaaacaCCATCAAGAAGAGGAGGCTGGGCCCACTCAGTTGTCTCCTGCCAAGCCCCAGCTCAAACTCAAAATCAAGCTGGGAGGGCAAGTGCTAGGCACCAAGAG TGTTCCTACCTTCACTGTGATCCCTGAGGGGCCTCGGTCACCCTCTCCCCTTATGGTTGTGGACAATGAAGAGGAACCTATGGAAGGAGTTCCCCTTGAGCAGTACCGTGCCTGGCTGG acGAAGACAGTAATATGTCCCCTTCCCCACTTCGGGACCTGTCGGGGGATTTAGGAGgtcaggaagaagaggaggaacagaGGTGGCTGGATGCCCTGGAGAAGGGGGAGCTGGATGACAATGGAGATCTCAAGAAAGAGATCAATGAACGGCTGCTCACTGCTCGACAG CGAGCTCTGCTCCAGAAGGCGCAGAGTCAGCCTTCCCCGATGCTGCCGCTGCCTGTGGCTGGGGGCTGCCCGGCCCCCGCCCTCACCGAGGAGATGCTGTTGAAGCGCGAGGAGCGGGCGCGTAAGAGGCGGCTGCAGGCGGCGCGGCGGGCGGAGGAGCACAAGAACCAGACAATCGAGCGCCTCACTAAGACTGCGGCGCCCACTGGGCGTGGAGGCCGGGGGGCCGCTAGGGGAGAGCGGCGGGGAGGGCGGGCCGTGGCCCCGGCCCCCATGGTGCGCTATAGCAGCGGGGCACAGGGCTCCACCCTTTCCTTCCCACCTGGCGTCCCCACCCCCACACCGGTGTCTCAGAAATCACCCCCACCTGGCTCTCCTCCGCGATGCTCCGTCCCTGGCTGCCCCCACCCGCGCCGCTACGCCTGCTCTCGCACCGGCCAGGCGCTTTGCAGCTTGCAGTGCTACCGCATCAACCTGCAGATGCGACTGGGAGGGCTCGAGGGCCCCGGGTCTCCCCTTTTGGCTACTTAA
- the WBP1 gene encoding WW domain-binding protein 1 isoform X2, with translation MARASSGNGSEEAWEPLRVPQHQLRELCPGVNNQPYLCESGHCCGETGCCTYYYELWWFWLLWTVLILFSCCCAFRHRRAKLRLQQQQRQREINLLAYQGACHGAGPVPTGSLLDLRLLSAFKPPAYEDVVHRPGSPPPPYTAVPGCPLTASRECTCCSSTSNCPANCEETNVEGVFSHHSIPPHQEGEPGAGMSPVPVPPSCRYRRLTGDSGIELCPCPDSSEGEPVKEARASATQLDLGDYSPCTLPLDALPQISSAQLASSEGDVP, from the exons ATGGCTCGGGCCAGCAGCGGGAACGGCAGCGAAGAGGCCTGGGAGCCACTGCGGGTGCCGCAACACCAG CTTCGAGAGCTTTGTCCAGGAGTGAACAACCAGCCCTACCTCTGTGAGAGTGGTCACTGCTGCGGGGAGACTGGCTGTTGCACCTACTACTATGAGCTTTGGT GGTTCTGGCTGCTCTGGACTGTTCTCATCCTCTTTAGCTGCTGTTGCGCCTTCCGTCATCGCCGAGCTAAACTCCGGCTGCAGCAACAGCAGCGGCAGCGTGAGATCAACTTGTTGGCCTACCAAGGGGCATGCCATGGGGCTGGCCCTGTTCCTACAGGTTCACTGCTTGACCTTC GCCTCCTCAGCGCCTTCAAACCCCCAGCCTATGAGGATGTGGTTCACCGCCCTGGCAGTCCACCACCTCCTTACACTGCGGTCCCAGGCTGTCCCTTGACTGCTTCCAGGGAATGTACCTGCTGCTCCTCCACTTCTAACTGCCCTGCCAACTGCGAGGAAACAAATGTGGAAGGTGTTTTCTCCCACCACAGTATCCCCCCTCATCAGGAGGGTGAGCCTGGGGCAGGGATGAGCCCTGTCCCCGTACCCCCTTCCTGCCGTTACCGCCGCTTGACTGGTGACTCGGGTATCGAGCTCTGCCCTTGTCCCGACTCCAGTGAGGGGGAGCCAGTCAAAGAGGCTAGGGCTAGTGCCACTCAGCTAGATCTGGGGGACTACTCCCCTTGTACACTGCCCCTAGATGCCCTACCCCAAATTTCTTCTGCGCAGCTGGCTTCCAGTGAAGGGGACGTCCCATAA
- the WBP1 gene encoding WW domain-binding protein 1 isoform X1 encodes MARASSGNGSEEAWEPLRVPQHQSPAASSLEGAIWRRAGTQTRALDAILYHPQQSHLLRELCPGVNNQPYLCESGHCCGETGCCTYYYELWWFWLLWTVLILFSCCCAFRHRRAKLRLQQQQRQREINLLAYQGACHGAGPVPTGSLLDLRLLSAFKPPAYEDVVHRPGSPPPPYTAVPGCPLTASRECTCCSSTSNCPANCEETNVEGVFSHHSIPPHQEGEPGAGMSPVPVPPSCRYRRLTGDSGIELCPCPDSSEGEPVKEARASATQLDLGDYSPCTLPLDALPQISSAQLASSEGDVP; translated from the exons ATGGCTCGGGCCAGCAGCGGGAACGGCAGCGAAGAGGCCTGGGAGCCACTGCGGGTGCCGCAACACCAG AGTCCGGCAGCGTCTTCTCTTGAGGGAGCAATTTGGAGAAGAGCTGGAACCCAGACTCGCGCCCTGGATGCCATCCTTTATCATCCACAGCAATCCCATCTG CTTCGAGAGCTTTGTCCAGGAGTGAACAACCAGCCCTACCTCTGTGAGAGTGGTCACTGCTGCGGGGAGACTGGCTGTTGCACCTACTACTATGAGCTTTGGT GGTTCTGGCTGCTCTGGACTGTTCTCATCCTCTTTAGCTGCTGTTGCGCCTTCCGTCATCGCCGAGCTAAACTCCGGCTGCAGCAACAGCAGCGGCAGCGTGAGATCAACTTGTTGGCCTACCAAGGGGCATGCCATGGGGCTGGCCCTGTTCCTACAGGTTCACTGCTTGACCTTC GCCTCCTCAGCGCCTTCAAACCCCCAGCCTATGAGGATGTGGTTCACCGCCCTGGCAGTCCACCACCTCCTTACACTGCGGTCCCAGGCTGTCCCTTGACTGCTTCCAGGGAATGTACCTGCTGCTCCTCCACTTCTAACTGCCCTGCCAACTGCGAGGAAACAAATGTGGAAGGTGTTTTCTCCCACCACAGTATCCCCCCTCATCAGGAGGGTGAGCCTGGGGCAGGGATGAGCCCTGTCCCCGTACCCCCTTCCTGCCGTTACCGCCGCTTGACTGGTGACTCGGGTATCGAGCTCTGCCCTTGTCCCGACTCCAGTGAGGGGGAGCCAGTCAAAGAGGCTAGGGCTAGTGCCACTCAGCTAGATCTGGGGGACTACTCCCCTTGTACACTGCCCCTAGATGCCCTACCCCAAATTTCTTCTGCGCAGCTGGCTTCCAGTGAAGGGGACGTCCCATAA